From Neomonachus schauinslandi chromosome 12, ASM220157v2, whole genome shotgun sequence, the proteins below share one genomic window:
- the PDIA4 gene encoding protein disulfide-isomerase A4 isoform X1, translated as MRLRKACLLVLLLALAQLLAAASAGGPDGDSSNKEDAIEDEEEEEEEEEEDDDDLEVKEENGVLVLNDVNFDNFVADQDTVLLEFYAPWCGHCKQFAPEYEKIASALKENDPPIPVAKIDATSESALAGRFDVSGYPTIKILKKGQAVDYEGSRTQEEIVAKVKEISQPNWTPPPEVTLVLTKENFDEVVNDADIILVEFYAPWCGHCKKLAPEYEKAAKELSKRSPPIPLAKVDATAETDLAKRFDVSGYPTLKIFRKGKPFDYNGPREKYGIVDYMIEQSGPPSKEIVALKQVQEFLKDGDDVIIIGVFKAESEPAYQRYQDAANNLREDYKFHHTFSTEVAKFLKVSSGKLVVMQPEKFQSKYEPRSHVMDIQSSTEGSAIKDHVLKHTLPLVGHRKTSNDARRYARRPLVVVYYSVDFGFDYRAATQFWRSKVLEVAKDFPEYTFAVADEDDFAMEVKDLGLSESGEDVNAAILDEGGRKFAMEPDDFDSDTLREFVRAFKKGKLKPVVKSQPVPKNNKGPVKVVVGKTFDSIVMDPKKDVLIEFYAPWCGHCKQLEPEYTALGKKYKNHKNLVIAKMDATANDVTNDRYKVEGFPTIYFAPSGDKKNPIKFEDGNRDLEHLSKFVEEHATKLSRTREDL; from the exons ATTCTTCTAATAAAGAAGATGCCAttgaggatgaagaggaggaggaggaggaagaggaggaggacgacGACGACTTGGAAGTCAAGGAAGAAAACGGTGTCCTGGTCTTGAATGACGTGAACTTTGATAACTTTGTGGCTGACCAAGACACGGTGCTGCTGGAGTTCTACGCTCCATG GTGTGGACATTGCAAGCAGTTTGCTCCAGAATATGAAAAAATCGCCAGTGCCTTGAAGGAGAACGACCCTCCCATTCCTGTGGCCAAGATCGATGCGACCTCAGAGTCGGCGCTGGCCGGCAGGTTTGATGTGAGCGGCTACCCCACCATCAAGATCCTTAAGAAGGGGCAGGCTGTGGACTACGAGGGCTCCAGGACTCAGGAAG aAATTGTCGCCAAGGTCAAAGAGATCTCCCAGCCCAACTGGACGCCTCCGCCCGAAGTCACACTTGTGCTGACCAAAGAGAACTTCGATGAAGTGGTGAATGATGCAGACATCATTCTGGTGGAGTTCTATGCCCCATG GTGTGGACACTGCAAGAAGCTGGCCCCCGAGTACGAGAAGGCCGCCAAGGAGCTGAGCAAGCGCTCCCCCCCAATCCCCCTGGCCAAGGTCGACGCCACTGCTGAGACAGACCTGGCCAAGAGGTTCGATGTGTCTGGCTATCCCACCCTGAAAATCTTCCGCAAGGGAAAGCCTTTTGATTACAACGGCCCACGGGAAAAATACG GTATCGTCGACTACATGATCGAGCAGTCCGGGCCACCCTCCAAGGAGATCGTGGCCCTGAAGCAGGTCCAGGAGTTCCTGAAGGACGGGGATGACGTCATCATCATCGGGGTCTTTAAAGCGGAGAGTGAGCCGGCCTACCAGCGGTACCAGGATGCTG CGAACAACCTGAGAGAAGATTATAAATTCCACCACACTTTCAGCACCGAAGTAGCAAAGTTCTTGAAAGTCTCCTCGGGGAAGTTGGTCGTAATGCAGCCTGAGAAGTTCCAATCCAAGTATGAGCCCCGGAGCCACGTGATGGACATCCAG AGCTCCACGGAGGGGTCGGCCATCAAGGACCACGTGCTGAAGCACACGCTGCCGCTGGTGGGTCACCGCAAGACCTCCAACGACGCCCGGCGGTACGCGCGGCGCCCTCTGGTGGTCGTCTACTACAGCGTGGACTTCGGCTTCGACTACCGAGCTG CCACCCAGTTTTGGCGGAGCAAAGTCCTGGAGGTGGCCAAGGACTTCCCCGAGTACACCTTCGCCGTGGCTGACGAGGACGACTTCGCCATGGAGGTGAAGGACCTGGGGCTCAGTGAGAGCGGCGAGGACGTCAATGCCGCCATCCTGGATGAGGGCGGGCGGAAGTTCGCCATGGAGCCTGACGACTTTGACTCTGACACCCTCCGGGAGTTTGTCAGAGCTTTCAAAAAAG GAAAACTGAAGCCGGTTGTCAAATCCCAGCCGGTGCCCAAGAACAACAAGGGGCCTGTCAAGGTCGTGGTGGGGAAGACTTTTGACTCCATTGTGATGGACCCCAAGAAGGACGTCCTCATCGAATTCTATGCACCCTGGTGCGGGCACTGCAAGCAGCTGGAGCCCGAGTATACCGCCCTCGGCAAGAAGTACAAGAACCACAAGAACCTGGTCATCGCCAAGATGGACGCCACTGCCAATGACGTCACCAACGACCGCTACAAAGTTGAGGGGTTCCCTACCATCTACTTCGCCCCCAGTGGGGACAAAAAGAACCCAATTAAATTTGAGGACGGAAACAGAGATCTGGAACATCTGAGCAAGTTTGTAGAAGAACATGCCACAAAACTGAGCAGGACCAGGGAAGACCTTTGA
- the PDIA4 gene encoding protein disulfide-isomerase A4 isoform X2, with translation MRLRKACLLVLLLALAQLLAAASAGGPDGDSSNKEDAIEDEEEEEEEEEEDDDDLEVKEENGVLVLNDVNFDNFVADQDTVLLEFYAPWCGHCKQFAPEYEKIASALKENDPPIPVAKIDATSESALAGRFDVSGYPTIKILKKGQAVDYEGSRTQEEIVAKVKEISQPNWTPPPEVTLVLTKENFDEVVNDADIILVEFYAPWCGHCKKLAPEYEKAAKELSKRSPPIPLAKVDATAETDLAKRFDVSGYPTLKIFRKGKPFDYNGPREKYGIVDYMIEQSGPPSKEIVALKQVQEFLKDGDDVIIIGVFKAESEPAYQRYQDAANNLREDYKFHHTFSTEVAKFLKVSSGKLVVMQPEKFQSKYEPRSHVMDIQQGSTEGSAIKDHVLKHTLPLVGHRKTSNDARRYARRPLVVVYYSVDFGFDYRAATQFWRSKVLEVAKDFPEYTFAVADEDDFAMEVKDLGLSESGEDVNAAILDEGGRKFAMEPDDFDSDTLREFVRAFKKGKLKPVVKSQPVPKNNKGPVKVVVGKTFDSIVMDPKKDVLIEFYAPWCGHCKQLEPEYTALGKKYKNHKNLVIAKMDATANDVTNDRYKVEGFPTIYFAPSGDKKNPIKFEDGNRDLEHLSKFVEEHATKLSRTREDL, from the exons ATTCTTCTAATAAAGAAGATGCCAttgaggatgaagaggaggaggaggaggaagaggaggaggacgacGACGACTTGGAAGTCAAGGAAGAAAACGGTGTCCTGGTCTTGAATGACGTGAACTTTGATAACTTTGTGGCTGACCAAGACACGGTGCTGCTGGAGTTCTACGCTCCATG GTGTGGACATTGCAAGCAGTTTGCTCCAGAATATGAAAAAATCGCCAGTGCCTTGAAGGAGAACGACCCTCCCATTCCTGTGGCCAAGATCGATGCGACCTCAGAGTCGGCGCTGGCCGGCAGGTTTGATGTGAGCGGCTACCCCACCATCAAGATCCTTAAGAAGGGGCAGGCTGTGGACTACGAGGGCTCCAGGACTCAGGAAG aAATTGTCGCCAAGGTCAAAGAGATCTCCCAGCCCAACTGGACGCCTCCGCCCGAAGTCACACTTGTGCTGACCAAAGAGAACTTCGATGAAGTGGTGAATGATGCAGACATCATTCTGGTGGAGTTCTATGCCCCATG GTGTGGACACTGCAAGAAGCTGGCCCCCGAGTACGAGAAGGCCGCCAAGGAGCTGAGCAAGCGCTCCCCCCCAATCCCCCTGGCCAAGGTCGACGCCACTGCTGAGACAGACCTGGCCAAGAGGTTCGATGTGTCTGGCTATCCCACCCTGAAAATCTTCCGCAAGGGAAAGCCTTTTGATTACAACGGCCCACGGGAAAAATACG GTATCGTCGACTACATGATCGAGCAGTCCGGGCCACCCTCCAAGGAGATCGTGGCCCTGAAGCAGGTCCAGGAGTTCCTGAAGGACGGGGATGACGTCATCATCATCGGGGTCTTTAAAGCGGAGAGTGAGCCGGCCTACCAGCGGTACCAGGATGCTG CGAACAACCTGAGAGAAGATTATAAATTCCACCACACTTTCAGCACCGAAGTAGCAAAGTTCTTGAAAGTCTCCTCGGGGAAGTTGGTCGTAATGCAGCCTGAGAAGTTCCAATCCAAGTATGAGCCCCGGAGCCACGTGATGGACATCCAG CAGGG CTCCACGGAGGGGTCGGCCATCAAGGACCACGTGCTGAAGCACACGCTGCCGCTGGTGGGTCACCGCAAGACCTCCAACGACGCCCGGCGGTACGCGCGGCGCCCTCTGGTGGTCGTCTACTACAGCGTGGACTTCGGCTTCGACTACCGAGCTG CCACCCAGTTTTGGCGGAGCAAAGTCCTGGAGGTGGCCAAGGACTTCCCCGAGTACACCTTCGCCGTGGCTGACGAGGACGACTTCGCCATGGAGGTGAAGGACCTGGGGCTCAGTGAGAGCGGCGAGGACGTCAATGCCGCCATCCTGGATGAGGGCGGGCGGAAGTTCGCCATGGAGCCTGACGACTTTGACTCTGACACCCTCCGGGAGTTTGTCAGAGCTTTCAAAAAAG GAAAACTGAAGCCGGTTGTCAAATCCCAGCCGGTGCCCAAGAACAACAAGGGGCCTGTCAAGGTCGTGGTGGGGAAGACTTTTGACTCCATTGTGATGGACCCCAAGAAGGACGTCCTCATCGAATTCTATGCACCCTGGTGCGGGCACTGCAAGCAGCTGGAGCCCGAGTATACCGCCCTCGGCAAGAAGTACAAGAACCACAAGAACCTGGTCATCGCCAAGATGGACGCCACTGCCAATGACGTCACCAACGACCGCTACAAAGTTGAGGGGTTCCCTACCATCTACTTCGCCCCCAGTGGGGACAAAAAGAACCCAATTAAATTTGAGGACGGAAACAGAGATCTGGAACATCTGAGCAAGTTTGTAGAAGAACATGCCACAAAACTGAGCAGGACCAGGGAAGACCTTTGA